A window of the bacterium genome harbors these coding sequences:
- a CDS encoding OmpH family outer membrane protein yields MSKVSRRVCMFVCGLSVLFMFAFVSHAKELKVGVVDVEQIYSSYGKAKASSGEIQTKKEAKQIELAKKQTDLQVLLDEYNKKKDKMKEAEKQDYEKRVRDLRTEIITFTRLSNEVLTTENRQLIQKHLNEIAAAIQDYAKKNGFDMIVDKKSLPFFSDALNLTADIIKTLNR; encoded by the coding sequence ATGAGTAAAGTCAGTAGGCGTGTTTGTATGTTTGTTTGTGGATTATCAGTACTATTTATGTTTGCTTTTGTTTCTCACGCAAAAGAACTTAAAGTTGGCGTGGTTGATGTAGAACAGATATACTCTTCTTACGGAAAAGCAAAAGCATCCAGTGGCGAAATACAGACAAAAAAAGAAGCAAAACAGATAGAACTTGCAAAAAAACAGACAGACCTCCAGGTCTTGCTCGATGAATATAATAAGAAGAAAGATAAAATGAAAGAAGCAGAAAAACAAGATTATGAAAAGAGAGTAAGAGATTTAAGAACAGAAATAATTACATTTACAAGGTTGTCTAACGAAGTGCTTACAACTGAAAACAGACAACTTATACAGAAACACCTTAACGAGATAGCAGCGGCTATACAAGATTACGCAAAGAAGAATGGGTTTGATATGATAGTTGACAAAAAATCTCTACCATTTTTTTCTGATGCGTTAAACCTAACAGCCGATATTATAAAAACATTAAATAGATAG
- a CDS encoding BamA/TamA family outer membrane protein — protein MGAKSKLIGFIAFTFFVSSTFLLANSEKVYTGLTDQPQLEVTPMPEIIKPERPELKLEASKKVKVDKFLISGNVNISTDELLASINKYKGKELSVPQLLELADILTRKYWEKGYVTSFAYIPVQKMERGILEIEVVEGRPGKIYVQNNRYYTTKFIGNHLSYILDTELLDSRDLERGLLLLNDYPKLNVKATLTKGDLPGTTDILLDTYEPCYPMNFGLFFNNFGSRYTGQNRAGFSWDWANLTKHGDILSLMMLTNPGDIDQLLYWKLGYSVPIGYNGTKLDFAYSRMDYEIGKELSILGIEGKSEIFGFGVSHPLIRAREKNLQWYVDLKKKTFENFLFEKLYNTSTDEYAVLEAGLKGDRVVGRNHTYMTFNTTTSLGKMFGGMSDIDYTSGSRPGITDSSWMKFNLDLTNITKFGNCQLITKGSGQVSTDCLLTGEQFVIGGPDSVRGYPSGEFLGDHGYFVSAELRTPFLPGNNMLNKYVNWAFFVDHGTTYYKKILPGEEKESSLTGMGLGVRVYIPCHFHLRFDAAWPKTDNASDGNDRRYWLQAGLNF, from the coding sequence ATGGGAGCGAAAAGCAAGCTAATTGGCTTTATTGCTTTTACTTTTTTTGTTTCATCAACTTTTCTTTTAGCTAATTCAGAGAAGGTTTATACTGGATTGACTGACCAACCACAACTTGAAGTAACGCCTATGCCAGAAATAATAAAACCTGAAAGGCCTGAGTTAAAACTTGAGGCGAGCAAAAAGGTAAAAGTTGATAAATTTCTTATAAGCGGTAATGTCAATATAAGCACAGACGAGTTGCTTGCTTCCATTAACAAATATAAAGGAAAAGAATTATCAGTCCCTCAACTTCTTGAACTTGCAGATATTCTTACAAGGAAATATTGGGAGAAAGGGTATGTAACTTCTTTTGCATATATACCTGTCCAGAAAATGGAGAGGGGTATTCTTGAAATAGAAGTTGTTGAAGGTAGACCCGGTAAAATCTATGTTCAAAATAACCGATATTACACTACAAAATTTATTGGTAACCATCTTTCCTATATATTAGATACAGAACTTCTTGATAGCAGAGATCTTGAAAGAGGTCTTTTACTCCTTAACGATTATCCTAAACTAAACGTAAAGGCCACCCTTACCAAAGGCGACCTACCTGGAACTACAGATATACTTCTTGATACATACGAACCCTGCTACCCAATGAACTTCGGTTTATTTTTTAATAATTTCGGTTCAAGATATACAGGTCAAAACAGGGCAGGATTTTCTTGGGATTGGGCTAACCTAACAAAACACGGGGATATACTTTCATTAATGATGTTGACCAACCCTGGAGATATAGACCAGTTGTTATATTGGAAACTTGGATATTCTGTGCCTATAGGTTATAACGGAACAAAACTTGATTTTGCTTATTCAAGGATGGACTATGAGATAGGTAAAGAGCTTTCTATTTTGGGTATAGAAGGAAAATCAGAGATATTTGGTTTTGGGGTTAGTCATCCTTTAATTAGAGCAAGAGAAAAGAATTTACAGTGGTACGTAGATTTGAAAAAGAAAACATTTGAAAACTTTTTATTTGAAAAACTTTACAATACTTCAACTGACGAGTACGCAGTATTAGAAGCTGGATTAAAAGGAGATAGGGTTGTAGGAAGAAACCATACCTATATGACATTTAACACTACTACAAGTTTAGGTAAAATGTTTGGAGGTATGTCTGATATTGACTATACAAGCGGAAGTAGACCAGGTATTACAGATAGCAGTTGGATGAAATTTAATCTTGATTTAACAAATATAACAAAATTTGGTAATTGTCAACTTATAACAAAAGGTTCAGGGCAGGTCTCTACCGACTGTCTTCTTACAGGTGAACAGTTTGTTATAGGTGGTCCTGACTCTGTTAGAGGGTACCCTTCGGGAGAATTTCTTGGTGACCACGGGTATTTTGTTTCAGCAGAATTAAGGACACCTTTCTTACCCGGTAACAATATGCTTAATAAGTATGTCAACTGGGCGTTCTTTGTTGACCACGGAACAACCTATTATAAAAAAATATTGCCAGGTGAAGAAAAAGAGAGTTCTTTGACCGGTATGGGATTAGGGGTAAGAGTTTATATCCCTTGCCATTTCCATTTAAGGTTTGATGCTGCCTGGCCAAAAACAGATAACGCTTCAGACGGAAACGATAGAAGATACTGGTTACAAGCTGGACTTAACTTTTAA
- a CDS encoding filamentous hemagglutinin N-terminal domain-containing protein has protein sequence MNRSKIAAKFLLLLAAGGLLFPMQALSLPTDPSVVAGSSSFSQTSDQMTIEQTTDRSIINWGGYSIGSGETVKYIQPGESSISLNRVTGGNPSEILGQLLANGQIFLINPSGILFGANSQVNVSGLLATTLQLSDQDFLSGNYSFTQDQQASLAYVVNKGTIIVQDNGYLVLVAPLVSNEGLIVANMGKVALGGAESFTVNFDGRGLVNFAIGAPAAGEPGTVLIPTGQVSDIVKGVVSSPALVEAGSVVEENGMTYLGNASGTVISSGEIRADGISGQDAGSIIIDSNLVSAIVPGAVLSASGVGENSSGGEILILSDMERGTALLAENTTVEAKGGDISGDGGFIELSANRFYLDDSNIDLTVTDGNPGTFLLDPYNITIGTENAGGDWTGGIYEPTDSGNTISNTTINDLLATTDVIISTGLAGSPGGDAGNISIESRIAPGGSVNAFSLTLEAANAITFNGGSIYYVVGDDITLKADTINVPSRDPYSSPWPDMPVLSYSDTGHLYIYTNTLNLTVVEPEGKTFGAYNIHINPLTPGRDIVLGSTGSIPNGSLDLSQDFFDSVWTGNLRSFYIGDNKHTGDIHITGDVHIGADRYQSWANPTYLETQGSILSQGGRITDDYIHFIAGGDIDVLTAVERLGAISSGGDITIENLGALTLAGATITGAVGDIDISTTSPMTVISEVSGPGNITLQANDNGADADHLTISANVKSTDGGLISLNAGANIIQTTGEISTTGNLSLSADYDGSGVGKIEQQAGGSIYALGLELTASGDVDIKTSVVSTLAVDTDGDVTISNAKLGGLTVGTVGATSGISGASLALTETSGGINIDKDIDVTGSANIEATQGAITSAGTATTDITASDLILKAYAGIGTSANPIATSVSQLDALNTNIGGIYVENTGVLELVGLRAGATHSIENRAENGAINLTNTGSITVTDEIQSNNGNISLTASSPILVNSDIISGGGHIQLEANNNDGYIWMGSGVTIDSTGTTNGNILLQADGKDSSDRSIDMTMGGSHTDAVITAGIGEVYIKGIYDIILSSVTGGAINVETVSGNILDDEVDTTYLSASTFYLSTGAGDIGATDGDAGIRPGFLDIDTTNLVTGGISLTGVDGSDFYLNFLNGDFRSNYISQINPNDGGVSINSLTIGVSDGKDLILNSDIFTDIHYELNLLSTGGLIINTLITTNSDLVQLASGGDLNLGNSVIFNNSDGTLILWADFDQDGSGKLTSSGRINLNTVDNLILIASEGVLVQTEGEYNLAAYNAGGEIFVDNVGDITIFDGSAYVPDPVIDVNGIKNISGGDVRISAHSSIDINAPIETYGGDLYLTATEDITHTAVGDITTQGGSYTALFNQDPLLTGSYTMVDGTLIDVTDASVTTGIVTIQSTAGVGGDITISQILADTTDGAITLSTSGGAIEKASGNTATYELVANQLLLYGATGIGNTDVLLTNINDFGAINTGSGNIDIENTAPGLAGLTIIAAAPGIGIQNTGGGINLTETNGDISINNSVTASGDISLFATDASANISNLADITSTSGNVTLEAGNDINMGANILANDTLTLTSTGSIVQGANGRATAPTMVLSGVAIGTSGTPLQIDAGDLTATATGTPDGDIYLNELNTVNLVDVSTTDGVIQVESGTGITATSVFTGNDNNIILTTATGDITIVGVNAGTGTATITATTGSIGDMAGTLTAGEALLTADGNIMVGTSVSSLALAGGGFIQIGNVGDLELTSVTNTGLLTAIQTDGALLVSGDIVAPFSIVALGASGNITDANSAMIGAESLGIYSFGTEVTLGDVQIDTLTVDAFFATVDITTTASSGTLNVGSVLGMDGITADTLTLTETAGSINISAPVEVTNATTLSAVQGGITGTALITADTLSATALNEINLKTKVNQLSARTENDNLIIDNIDDLTLADLDGWGYAVRNVGTGYIDISVNSDLIIASSILGDNIRLAAKTGAILDTNDTDPDIRELTTGAGNLILEAAEGIGVLTGAATSDYIETDVTNVAILNTTGDVLLDETSDLNVATVTIGANTLSGITNTGDINLIVGGGLIQTSANDIVSNDGNITINADSLTQNLSSSINAGTGDVGITTVGNISLDLILGDTVTLTAGDSITDNNDFDINIIAKNLRMSAANGIGALDAIETKVDTLEAVNTADGDIWVYQLSGDIDVVKIAQEDTNNTGDIKLETQQGTINVLASGDGITTEGTGAISLISHTGQDSNININNDIVSVDGNIYFNSANAINVNNGTVETTGNGRIDIEASSIITIADNSTIQTVDKGISIESFYESIFVDRSIISSGAELEITASQEVNILGSFLTSVDDFKVEAGSIKIDMESWLFADDDIELTANLGSITGGGKSDIESTGGNVTLKTTYTNSGNIVLGNESGWLDVYAYDANSILLDSAKDIVVDYFSHVVGEEGSVTLKAGNDITVQTRNYSERSGIYSTTGTITLDANGYISLIGARVVATDNYDDFGDVEITAVKNIFTEAFAGESGTATYIGGANVTLTTTGTGGEILLNNGYIDAYGNLTIDSQNDVEITNNAIYVYDGNVNITSNNSGGIFLDRTYITTDRDTDDTGVGNITLETKISSSAQKGMILISSSSLEAAGDNGNIKIITDDSFLYATLSTIKIASGGSATLEAAVVTLEDVFIDVGGNISVTATEDAVFGGGYLTITGTEIFRQMMGLSENLSVGGDITLSADYDVIISDVVASAGGNV, from the coding sequence ATGAACCGGAGCAAAATTGCGGCAAAGTTTTTATTATTGTTAGCGGCAGGAGGACTTCTATTCCCGATGCAAGCTTTGTCATTACCGACAGATCCGTCAGTGGTAGCTGGCAGTTCGTCATTTTCTCAAACCTCTGACCAGATGACTATTGAGCAGACAACAGATCGCTCTATTATCAACTGGGGAGGGTACTCAATCGGCTCCGGCGAAACGGTTAAATATATACAGCCTGGCGAGAGCTCTATCTCGCTGAACAGGGTTACAGGTGGTAACCCTTCAGAAATTTTAGGGCAACTCCTTGCTAACGGACAAATCTTCCTTATTAACCCTTCAGGTATTCTTTTTGGTGCAAACTCACAGGTTAACGTATCTGGTCTCCTTGCAACCACATTACAACTTTCTGACCAAGATTTTCTCTCCGGCAACTACTCCTTTACCCAAGACCAGCAAGCATCTCTGGCTTACGTCGTAAATAAAGGCACGATTATTGTCCAAGACAATGGTTACCTTGTTTTGGTCGCTCCTCTGGTCTCAAATGAAGGGCTAATTGTTGCGAATATGGGGAAAGTGGCTCTGGGTGGCGCTGAGAGTTTTACTGTCAACTTTGACGGGAGAGGGCTTGTCAACTTTGCAATAGGTGCACCAGCAGCAGGCGAACCAGGCACAGTTCTTATACCCACAGGGCAAGTAAGCGATATAGTTAAAGGGGTTGTTAGTTCTCCAGCGTTGGTTGAAGCCGGTTCAGTAGTAGAAGAGAACGGTATGACCTATCTTGGTAACGCCTCTGGCACAGTTATCAGTTCAGGAGAAATTAGAGCAGACGGCATTTCAGGTCAAGATGCCGGCAGCATTATAATAGATTCTAACCTTGTATCAGCCATAGTTCCGGGAGCAGTATTGAGCGCTTCTGGTGTAGGCGAAAACTCTTCAGGTGGCGAAATCCTTATACTTTCTGATATGGAAAGAGGGACAGCACTCCTTGCAGAAAACACAACAGTCGAAGCAAAAGGTGGAGACATCTCAGGCGATGGCGGGTTTATAGAACTTTCAGCTAACAGGTTCTATTTAGATGATTCAAATATAGACCTTACAGTAACCGATGGCAACCCTGGTACTTTTCTACTTGACCCATATAATATTACTATTGGCACTGAAAATGCAGGTGGAGATTGGACAGGTGGAATTTATGAGCCAACAGATTCTGGAAACACAATTTCAAATACAACAATAAATGATCTTCTTGCTACTACTGATGTAATCATTTCTACTGGTCTGGCTGGTTCTCCCGGTGGAGATGCTGGAAACATTTCAATAGAAAGTCGGATTGCCCCAGGAGGGAGTGTTAACGCTTTTTCTCTTACTCTTGAAGCCGCAAATGCCATAACATTTAATGGTGGTAGTATTTATTATGTAGTAGGTGATGATATTACCCTAAAGGCAGATACCATAAATGTACCTTCACGAGATCCTTACTCATCTCCTTGGCCTGATATGCCAGTGTTATCTTACTCAGATACTGGGCATCTTTATATATATACCAACACATTAAATTTAACTGTTGTTGAACCTGAAGGAAAAACATTTGGTGCTTATAACATACATATAAATCCTTTAACGCCTGGTAGAGATATTGTTTTGGGTTCAACTGGTTCAATTCCAAACGGTTCTTTGGATCTTTCTCAAGATTTCTTTGATAGTGTTTGGACAGGCAATTTAAGAAGTTTTTATATTGGTGATAATAAACACACTGGTGATATTCATATTACAGGAGATGTTCATATTGGAGCGGATAGATACCAATCTTGGGCAAATCCTACATATCTTGAAACTCAAGGTAGCATTTTAAGCCAAGGTGGTAGAATAACAGATGATTATATTCATTTTATAGCGGGTGGGGATATAGATGTGTTAACTGCTGTTGAACGTCTTGGAGCCATTTCCAGTGGTGGTGATATCACTATCGAAAATCTTGGTGCCCTTACTCTTGCAGGTGCTACCATAACGGGAGCTGTCGGTGATATTGACATAAGCACTACCAGCCCAATGACAGTTATCTCTGAAGTTTCCGGACCCGGCAATATCACACTTCAAGCAAATGACAATGGTGCTGATGCCGACCATTTAACTATTTCTGCCAACGTTAAAAGTACTGACGGTGGGCTGATAAGTTTAAATGCTGGTGCTAATATTATTCAGACAACAGGAGAGATAAGCACAACAGGCAATCTCTCTCTTTCGGCTGATTACGATGGAAGCGGTGTAGGAAAAATAGAGCAACAAGCAGGTGGTTCTATCTACGCGTTAGGTCTAGAGTTAACAGCTAGCGGTGATGTAGATATCAAGACCTCTGTTGTCAGCACATTAGCAGTTGACACAGATGGAGATGTAACTATTAGCAACGCCAAGTTAGGTGGTCTAACGGTAGGCACAGTTGGAGCAACCAGCGGAATAAGTGGTGCATCCCTTGCTTTAACAGAGACCTCAGGCGGTATAAATATTGATAAAGATATAGATGTTACAGGTAGTGCGAATATAGAAGCAACTCAGGGTGCAATTACATCTGCCGGGACAGCAACAACAGATATAACTGCTTCCGACCTTATTTTAAAGGCTTATGCAGGTATTGGTACTTCAGCCAACCCTATAGCCACATCAGTTAGTCAACTCGATGCTTTAAATACAAACATTGGTGGTATTTATGTTGAAAATACTGGTGTTTTGGAATTGGTTGGACTTAGAGCAGGAGCTACTCATTCAATAGAAAACAGAGCAGAAAACGGTGCTATAAATCTAACCAACACAGGTTCTATTACAGTAACTGATGAGATACAATCTAACAATGGTAATATCTCTTTAACTGCAAGCTCTCCCATACTTGTCAACTCTGATATTATTTCTGGTGGTGGTCATATTCAACTTGAAGCCAATAATAATGACGGGTATATTTGGATGGGTTCTGGTGTAACCATTGATTCTACAGGTACTACAAACGGAAATATACTTCTTCAAGCTGATGGAAAGGATAGTTCTGATAGAAGCATAGATATGACAATGGGTGGTTCTCATACTGACGCAGTTATAACAGCAGGGATAGGAGAAGTGTATATTAAGGGTATTTATGATATTATTCTTTCAAGTGTTACTGGTGGCGCTATTAATGTAGAAACTGTATCAGGCAATATTCTTGATGACGAAGTTGATACCACTTATCTTTCTGCTTCTACTTTTTATTTAAGTACTGGTGCTGGAGATATAGGAGCAACTGATGGTGATGCTGGTATAAGACCTGGCTTCCTTGATATAGATACAACAAATCTTGTGACTGGGGGGATTTCCCTTACAGGTGTTGATGGTAGCGATTTCTACCTAAATTTTCTTAACGGAGATTTCCGGTCAAATTATATTAGTCAAATTAACCCGAACGATGGTGGAGTTTCAATAAACTCTTTAACAATAGGCGTTTCTGACGGAAAAGACCTTATCCTTAATAGTGATATTTTTACTGATATACATTATGAACTCAACCTTCTTTCAACAGGTGGGTTAATAATAAATACTCTTATCACAACTAATTCTGATTTGGTTCAGCTTGCATCAGGTGGCGACTTGAATTTAGGAAATAGTGTAATCTTTAACAACTCTGATGGTACTCTTATTCTTTGGGCTGACTTTGACCAAGACGGTTCTGGAAAACTTACAAGTAGCGGGAGAATAAATCTTAATACAGTTGACAACTTAATACTTATAGCAAGTGAAGGTGTTTTGGTACAAACTGAGGGCGAATATAATCTTGCAGCATATAATGCAGGTGGCGAGATATTCGTTGATAATGTTGGTGATATAACAATTTTTGATGGTTCTGCATACGTTCCAGACCCAGTTATTGATGTTAATGGTATCAAAAACATATCAGGCGGGGATGTTAGAATCTCTGCTCATTCAAGTATAGATATCAACGCTCCAATAGAAACTTATGGCGGCGATCTTTACCTTACCGCTACTGAAGATATTACTCATACCGCAGTTGGTGATATAACAACTCAAGGCGGTAGTTATACAGCCCTATTTAACCAAGACCCGTTACTTACTGGTTCTTATACAATGGTTGACGGTACATTAATAGATGTTACTGATGCAAGCGTAACAACAGGTATTGTAACTATACAATCAACAGCTGGAGTAGGCGGAGATATAACAATTTCTCAAATTCTTGCTGATACCACAGATGGCGCAATAACCCTTTCTACATCAGGTGGGGCTATTGAAAAAGCATCTGGGAATACTGCCACTTACGAACTTGTTGCTAACCAATTATTACTTTATGGGGCAACAGGAATAGGTAATACTGACGTTTTACTGACAAATATCAATGATTTTGGTGCAATAAATACCGGTAGCGGTAATATAGATATCGAAAACACCGCTCCCGGATTAGCAGGTCTTACCATAATAGCAGCCGCACCCGGTATAGGTATTCAAAATACAGGTGGAGGTATAAATCTAACAGAAACAAACGGTGATATAAGTATAAATAACTCAGTAACAGCGTCTGGCGATATATCTCTCTTTGCAACTGATGCTTCTGCTAATATATCAAACCTTGCTGATATTACTTCTACCAGTGGAAACGTAACCCTTGAAGCAGGTAATGATATAAATATGGGTGCTAATATACTGGCTAATGATACTTTAACATTAACCTCTACTGGTTCTATTGTGCAGGGAGCAAACGGTAGAGCAACTGCACCTACTATGGTTCTTTCAGGTGTTGCAATAGGCACATCAGGTACCCCACTTCAAATTGATGCAGGAGACCTTACCGCAACAGCAACAGGTACTCCAGATGGAGATATTTATCTAAACGAACTTAACACAGTAAATCTTGTTGACGTTTCAACAACAGACGGGGTTATACAAGTAGAGTCAGGCACAGGAATAACCGCAACTTCTGTTTTTACAGGAAATGATAACAACATAATTCTTACTACCGCTACTGGCGATATAACTATTGTTGGTGTCAACGCAGGCACAGGCACCGCAACAATAACTGCTACAACTGGTAGTATTGGAGATATGGCAGGCACACTAACAGCCGGTGAAGCTCTCTTGACTGCTGACGGTAATATTATGGTAGGTACAAGTGTTAGCAGTTTGGCGTTGGCAGGTGGCGGATTTATACAAATTGGTAATGTTGGTGATTTGGAACTGACTAGCGTTACAAATACCGGTCTTTTGACTGCTATTCAAACAGACGGAGCTCTTCTTGTTAGTGGTGATATAGTTGCTCCTTTCTCAATTGTGGCACTTGGTGCATCTGGAAATATAACAGATGCTAATAGTGCAATGATTGGGGCTGAATCTCTTGGGATTTACTCTTTTGGAACTGAGGTTACTCTTGGGGATGTCCAAATAGATACTCTGACAGTTGATGCGTTTTTTGCAACAGTAGATATTACTACTACTGCGTCAAGTGGAACCCTTAATGTTGGTTCTGTTCTTGGAATGGACGGAATAACAGCCGATACCCTTACCTTAACAGAGACCGCTGGCAGTATTAATATATCTGCTCCAGTAGAAGTTACTAATGCGACGACCCTCTCTGCTGTGCAAGGTGGTATTACTGGAACAGCACTTATAACCGCAGATACTCTTTCTGCAACAGCATTAAATGAAATTAACCTAAAGACAAAAGTTAATCAACTTTCAGCAAGAACTGAAAACGATAACCTTATAATTGATAATATCGATGACTTAACCCTTGCTGACCTTGACGGATGGGGTTATGCAGTCCGAAATGTAGGTACTGGTTATATAGATATTTCTGTCAATTCTGATCTTATTATTGCTTCATCTATTTTAGGGGACAATATACGTCTTGCTGCAAAAACAGGTGCTATCCTTGATACAAACGATACAGACCCTGACATACGCGAACTTACTACAGGTGCAGGTAACCTGATACTTGAAGCGGCAGAAGGTATAGGTGTTCTCACAGGCGCAGCAACAAGCGACTATATAGAAACTGATGTTACCAATGTAGCAATCTTAAATACAACTGGCGATGTTCTTTTAGATGAAACTAGTGACCTTAATGTAGCAACTGTAACTATTGGTGCAAATACCCTCTCTGGTATAACAAATACAGGTGACATAAACCTTATTGTTGGTGGAGGGCTTATACAGACAAGCGCCAACGATATTGTGTCTAACGATGGGAATATTACAATAAACGCAGATTCTCTTACACAAAATCTCAGTAGTAGCATCAACGCGGGTACCGGAGATGTTGGGATTACAACAGTTGGAAATATATCACTTGATCTAATTTTGGGAGACACGGTTACCCTTACAGCAGGTGACTCAATAACTGATAATAATGATTTTGATATTAATATTATTGCTAAGAACCTTAGAATGAGTGCTGCTAACGGTATTGGAGCTCTTGATGCTATAGAAACAAAAGTAGATACACTTGAAGCAGTTAATACTGCAGACGGGGATATATGGGTGTACCAACTTTCTGGGGATATAGATGTAGTAAAGATTGCTCAGGAGGATACCAATAATACTGGAGACATAAAACTTGAAACACAACAAGGTACAATAAACGTATTGGCGTCTGGTGACGGAATAACAACAGAAGGCACAGGTGCCATATCTCTTATCTCTCATACAGGTCAAGACAGTAATATCAATATCAACAATGATATAGTCTCAGTAGATGGAAATATTTACTTTAATTCTGCTAATGCAATTAATGTAAATAATGGAACAGTAGAAACTACTGGTAATGGAAGAATTGATATTGAGGCATCGTCTATTATAACAATTGCAGATAATTCTACCATTCAAACTGTAGATAAGGGAATATCTATTGAGTCCTTTTATGAAAGTATTTTTGTAGATCGTTCTATAATTTCTTCAGGTGCTGAACTTGAAATAACTGCATCTCAAGAAGTGAATATTCTGGGCAGTTTTCTTACCTCTGTTGACGACTTTAAGGTAGAAGCAGGAAGTATTAAGATTGATATGGAAAGTTGGCTTTTTGCGGATGACGATATTGAACTTACTGCGAATTTGGGTAGCATTACAGGCGGTGGAAAATCAGATATTGAGTCGACTGGCGGTAATGTAACCTTAAAAACAACTTATACAAATAGTGGTAATATCGTTCTCGGCAACGAATCCGGATGGCTTGATGTTTATGCTTATGATGCTAACTCTATTCTTCTTGATTCCGCAAAAGATATAGTTGTTGACTATTTTTCTCACGTGGTAGGAGAGGAAGGCTCTGTTACTTTAAAAGCAGGTAACGATATAACCGTTCAAACAAGAAATTACAGTGAAAGATCAGGTATTTATTCAACCACAGGTACAATAACTCTTGATGCGAATGGATATATATCCCTTATTGGTGCTAGGGTTGTTGCAACAGATAATTATGATGATTTCGGGGATGTAGAAATTACAGCAGTCAAAAACATATTCACAGAAGCATTTGCAGGTGAATCTGGTACAGCAACTTATATTGGTGGAGCAAATGTAACTTTAACTACAACGGGAACAGGCGGAGAAATCCTTTTAAACAATGGTTACATTGATGCCTACGGAAACCTAACTATTGATTCACAGAATGATGTGGAGATTACAAATAATGCTATTTATGTTTATGACGGAAATGTAAATATAACCTCTAATAATAGTGGTGGAATATTCCTCGATAGAACATATATAACGACAGATAGAGATACTGATGATACAGGTGTTGGTAATATCACACTTGAAACTAAAATTTCCTCTTCAGCTCAGAAAGGAATGATTCTTATTTCCAGTTCTTCCTTGGAAGCTGCAGGCGACAATGGTAATATTAAAATCATCACTGATGATTCATTCCTTTACGCCACTCTTTCTACGATAAAGATAGCATCTGGCGGCTCAGCAACTCTTGAAGCAGCGGTTGTTACTCTGGAAGATGTGTTTATAGATGTTGGTGGTAATATATCAGTAACTGCCACAGAGGATGCTGTTTTCGGTGGGGGGTATCTTACTATTACAGGTACAGAGATTTTTAGACAGATGATGGGGCTTTCTGAGAACCTATCAGTAGGTGGCGATATAACCCTTTCTGCTGATTATGATGTTATTATCTCTGACGTAGTCGCATCCGCTGGTGGAAATGT